A single window of Nicotiana sylvestris chromosome 5, ASM39365v2, whole genome shotgun sequence DNA harbors:
- the LOC104230020 gene encoding protein S-acyltransferase 8-like has translation MAMPKRVYQSWKANNKFLLGGRLIFGPDAKSLIITFTLILVPVVIFCVFVARNLVHELQPGSAGYAILVIAIVFTIYVFLLLLSTSAKDPGIVPRNSHPPEEVPGYESSVSVEAGTRPLPRTKEVLVNCLPVRVKYCETCMLYRPPRCSHCSVCDNCVERFDHHCPWVGQCIGKRNYRCFFLFVSSTALLCVFVFSISTLYLKLLMDDSGTIWKAMKESPTSVALMAYCFVALWFVGGLTGFHLYLIGSNQTTYENFRYRGDNRNSVYNRGCINNFLEVFCSKIEPSKINFRGYVQDEASKPPKSNIHETEIDISDGDTRIRVEDDLDIGDDIMKISQRRNSEEGGDVRGRGSDRSPIGRSEVDFGFGLESHFTSRPSY, from the exons ATGGCCATGCCTAAGCGCGTGTACCAATCTTGGAAGGCCAACAAC AAATTCTTGCTTGGCGGGAGGCTGATATTTGGACCAGATGCTAAATCATTGATTATAACCTTCACGCTTATCCTTGTCCCTGTTGTTATATTTTGTGTGTTTGTGGCAAGAAATCTCGTGCATGAACTCCAGCCAGGAAGTGCAGGATATGCAATTTTGGTGATAGCTATTGTCTTCACAATTTAT GTCTTCTTACTTCTACTCTCAACTTCAGCAAAGGATCCTGGAATTGTCCCTCGTAATTCTCATCCTCCAGAGGAAGTACCAGGGTATGAATCCTCAGTTTCTGTTGAAGCTGGCACTAGACCTTTGCCTCGCACCAAAGAAGTCCTTGTGAATTGTTTGCCTGTGCGAGTTAAATATTGCGAAACATGCATGTTGTACCGTCCACCAAGATGCTCTCATTGCTCAGTATGTGATAATTGTGTGGAGCGATTTGATCACCATTGCCCTTGGGTGGGTCAATGCATTGGGAAG CGGAACTATCGTTGCTTCTTTCTCTTTGTTTCTTCAACAGCCCTCCTTTGTGTTTTCGTCTTTTCCATATCAACTCTGTATCTGAAACTTCTTATGGATGACTCTGGAACTATTTGGAAAGCTATGAAAGAATCACCAACATCTGTGGCATTAATGGCCTATTGTTTTGTTGCACTGTGGTTTGTTGGAGGTCTAACTGGCTTCCATTTGTATCTCATAGGTTCAAATCAG ACCACATATGAGAACTTTCGTTACAGGGGAGATAACAGGAACAGTGTGTATAACCGGGGATGCATCAACAATTTTCTTGAGGTATTCTGCTCAAAGATAGAACCTTCAAAAATCAATTTCCGTGGATATGTACAGGACGAGGCATCAAAGCCTCCTAAGAGTAACATTCATGAAACAGAAATAGATATCTCTGATGGGGATACACGAATTAGGGTGGAAGACGATCTTGATATTGGAGATGATATCATGAAGATATCCCAACGACGTAACTCTGAGGAAGGTGGTGATGTTAGAGGTAGAGGAAGTGACAGGTCGCCCATTGGTCGTTCTGAGGTTGACTTTGGATTTGGTTTGGAGTCTCATTTTACCTCTAGACCCTCATACTAG